GACTCCGGGCGTATGGTAAGATTCCAATCCTTGTCGATCTGGCGAAGTTTATCTGTGGAGCCATAGGGGAGATGGGGGCCGTAGGTATTTGTCCACAGTGATCCAGCCCATGGGACAACAGCTCCAATTCCGACTTCGCCTTCCATATTGGTGTGGGCGAGGTGTGGATAGACTCCGGAAAACGAAGTTGGCTCAGCGTAGGCGATGGAGAATCCTGTTAAAAGTGAAGTAGCGATTAGTTTGTGCATAGGCTATTACATACGGTAGGAGGGCTAGTCTTTTAACTAGATAGAGTAGTCGAAATACGACATTTGTTTGTCCTTGGTGGGGGGTGTTGTGTTAAGGTAGTTTAGAGTGAAAGATAGAAATGAGCTTATTTATGAGGACTGGCTGGGCGTGAAGCCACAGCTTTTATGGGCCTTGGAAAGGAGTATGGATGCGACTTCGGCTCAAAAGATGGGGACGATTATACGCAGCCATGATCATACAGCATGGTACATTATTGAGGGCAGAGCTGTAGTTCAAAATGAACTAGGTGAAGTCATTGCTGGAGCTGGAGAGTGGCTGTTTCCTGCTCAGGGGGAGAGGAGACAGGTGTTTGAAGGGCCGTTGACGTTTTACTCAGTCAATTTTACCGCCAAATGGCGAGACTTCAAACCGCTGTATCCACTTGAAAAATCCCTTGTAATGAAAGGGAGCGTGCTACCCATCCTAGAAGAGAAGGCTAAATCTATTTGTGACGAAGTCTTCGCGAGACTGGGGAGGGAGAGCTGGTATTTAGGAGTGCATGCCTGCAAGCTAGCTGATTGGCTGGCGATCCAGCGAATGAAAGCAGAGTGGCTAGAAGCCTACGCCGAGGCGATGAATGTGCTCGGTGTGGAGCATTATGCTCCATCCAAGATGGATCCCCGATATCAGCAGGCTCAGCAGATCATGGAAAATCATGACTGGAGCCAGAAACTCACGATGGAGGAACTTGCTCAGAAGGTTGGATTGAGCAGGAGGCAGTTAGAGAGAATCTATCAAGAGCAGCTAGGCCGTTCACCAATGTCTGTCTTCGAAGATTTCAAATTGGAGAGATCCAAGTCGCTGCTCTTGACTCCGGGCGTTCTGATGAAGGAGGTAGCGTACGAAATGGGGTTCAATGATATCTCGAATTTCAATCGTTGGTTCTTCCGTCTTACCAAGGTGAAACCGGGTGCGTTTCGAGAGTCATTCCAAATTGGTTTTTAGATCTACCAAGAAGCCCCACTCGGAGGCTTCTTGAAAGGGGGATCTTAGGCGTCGATCTTGCGATAGGCGGCCATGAGCTTTTCCAGACCTTCTTTACCTTTGGCGCTGACTCCGTGCTCCATGCCGATGACACCTTGGTAGCCCTTGTCTCTAAGCCATTTGGTGACCGCTACATAATCAAGCTTGCCTGATCCAGGTTCCTTTCTGCCAGGAACATCACCGTACTGCAAGTAGGCTGCTTGGCTCCATGTTTTCTCGGCATTAGGTATGGGGTCATTGCCGATTTGCCCTTCGTGATAGAAATCTGCGAGTAGCTTGCAGGACTTGCGGTTGACCGCTGAACAGAGTTTGAAGCCGTCTTCGAAACTGCGTAGTATCGGCGCCCCACCCTTGATCCCATGAGAGAGGGGTTCCAGCACCATGATGATGCCGTGCTCCTCCACGATGTCGCAGCAGCGTTTCATCAGATCGGCTGAGGTGGCGATTTGCTTATCCAAGTCTTCGTCTCCCTTGCGGATGCCTGGCACCATGGTCATGTGCGTCTGGCCCGTGCGCTTGGCAGTCTCCACACCCAATCGCATGTCATTGAGGATACTTTCCTGCTCTTCTTTATTAGCTGTAGCAAAATGCACGCCGTTGCCCCCACTGATGACGGTCACCCCGAGGGTGATTCCTTTTTCTTTTGCGAATGCGGCGACTTCTTCTTGAAGCTTGGCTGAGCGCTTGATCAAGCCGTTATCTTCCCAAGCTCTGAAGCCTAGTTCGTAGGCGAATTCCATTCCCTTCACATATCCTCTTGGAGCAGTGGGGAGTAGGCCGGGATGCGGCGCGAAGAGTGATTTGAACGGAGTAGTATTCATATCTTTGGAAAATGCGGATGGGGCTGCGGCTGCTGAGGCGCCGGCGACGAG
Above is a genomic segment from Rubritalea squalenifaciens DSM 18772 containing:
- a CDS encoding helix-turn-helix domain-containing protein → MKDRNELIYEDWLGVKPQLLWALERSMDATSAQKMGTIIRSHDHTAWYIIEGRAVVQNELGEVIAGAGEWLFPAQGERRQVFEGPLTFYSVNFTAKWRDFKPLYPLEKSLVMKGSVLPILEEKAKSICDEVFARLGRESWYLGVHACKLADWLAIQRMKAEWLEAYAEAMNVLGVEHYAPSKMDPRYQQAQQIMENHDWSQKLTMEELAQKVGLSRRQLERIYQEQLGRSPMSVFEDFKLERSKSLLLTPGVLMKEVAYEMGFNDISNFNRWFFRLTKVKPGAFRESFQIGF
- a CDS encoding sugar phosphate isomerase/epimerase family protein — encoded protein: MNRRHFSKLLVAGASAAAAPSAFSKDMNTTPFKSLFAPHPGLLPTAPRGYVKGMEFAYELGFRAWEDNGLIKRSAKLQEEVAAFAKEKGITLGVTVISGGNGVHFATANKEEQESILNDMRLGVETAKRTGQTHMTMVPGIRKGDEDLDKQIATSADLMKRCCDIVEEHGIIMVLEPLSHGIKGGAPILRSFEDGFKLCSAVNRKSCKLLADFYHEGQIGNDPIPNAEKTWSQAAYLQYGDVPGRKEPGSGKLDYVAVTKWLRDKGYQGVIGMEHGVSAKGKEGLEKLMAAYRKIDA